Within Montipora foliosa isolate CH-2021 chromosome 3, ASM3666993v2, whole genome shotgun sequence, the genomic segment attttgcggttgggttaactacagttttcacgagatcgcccttccacaattttcattcatcgactacgggattgcgcaccgcggtgacagttcattatagccatatgtcaaaagtgtaagcgctcctttaaatgattaggcttaagcactctagtaaaattttacctttcattttgcggttcgaagaaagcactcgttggacaagaaatgtgcgaattcaacacaaacgtccaatcgtccaactctctgaggttgaccattgtttctgcgaagccaaaaattcactctcctagacgaggttatttatcaccaggtaattgtatcgttttggaaaaagagactgctttattattcatcagcgtcataacttgctgattttggggataattcgtcgaaattcaagcacgcttccattacacctctttattttcgtgtttcacccagttattttccggtgttgttgttaaatgacacgacaatttgaataggcttttcagctttgtttttccTCTCACCTAGCACACCGGCGGCTTTCGCTTCTCCACTTTACATccgcttgaatttttcaaagaaaagcggagtgaaaatcaaaaaaattgcgtgaataacttacaagagaagaaagaggctatcggtgaaatcaacacacacagactagccgatataatctCCATATTGACAATcggcaaaattaacaacatctaggtccccattaaccctttcaccgccataaatgcagattgacacttacagattttactctgttggTCAACCATTGTTCTGCAAagccaaaaattcactctcctagacgaggttatttatcaccaggtaattctatcgttttggaaaaagagactacttcattattcatcagcgtcacaaattcttgctgattttggggataatttgacgaaattcaagcacgcttccattagacctgtttattttcgtgtttcacttagttattttccggtgtggctgttaaatgacacgatgatttgaataggcttttcagctttattttccctctctgtctcacctaacacaccggcggctttcgcttctctttacatccgctttatcttttaaaagaaaaggggagtgaaaataaaaaaaaattgcgtgaataagttacaagagaagaaaaaggctatcggtgaaatcaacacacacagACTATCCGATGTAAGGTACATATTGACAATCaggaaaattaacaacatctaggttcgctcaaaagaaatgattgacacttatagattttactctgtttcgtGAGGTCGaccacgatggccgcacacagagAGGAATTTGcttcgcgaggccaaaaatcaGCAGTTGTATTATCGCCACGCAATAATGGCCTTCAAATGTATGTCAGGGTGCGCTCCAGTCTctttattttctaaatatattcaaagAGCCATGATCACAAGGCGTACAACGAGGAACTCCCAGATGTTAAATATGCCTTTTAACTTTCCACTTCAGGACAGTCAAACTCTGGAACTCACTAGATTCGACTCTTAAGTTGAAACCAACACTACAGGACTTCAAACGTTGCCTGAAGAGAAGCCTTCTCTCCAATTTTGTAGTAACTTAATTGCtccacttttgtttttatttcattaattaattaattaataattaaacggTTCAATTATGTTAATCTACTATGTTAATTTactagttaattagttaattaatttactTGTATATAGCATTAGTTATCCCTTGACTTTATTCTGAAAAGCCCATTTGGGACGAATAAAGTATTTATGTATGTACAGtagaaccccgctaactcgaaccccTATAACTCGAacaaccccgctaactcgaacagagTCTCAATTCCCTTGGATTTGAACTAacttttcagtcatttttacCCGGATAACTCgaaccccgataactcgaaaaccccgctaactcgaacagatttTCGCTTCCCTTGACCAAAGTttaccccgataactcgaatttCTGGTTCTTATAACTCGACAGGAAGGCCAATTGAGATATCCCATTAGCTTTTCTTATTGTGTGATCGAACTTTAACACTACAACAAAGACAGCTGgagcaatttgattttaattagtCAAACGAACAGATCACGTAATTGACAGTTACATGTGATCATAAGAGTCATACCGGATGCGGTGTATTTGCTGtcacaaaacttgaaagaaacggtGCTACAGTGTGCACTGCATTAAAAAAGTATCcattaaaatgtctgtaaaaaaaTATTAGGCATTTAAGCTGGAGAGTTCTTCAGATGCTGAGGTCCTAGAAGAATGCCCCAAGAAACCTACGGCAAGCGAAGTCAGATCCGCAATTGATGTGCTGACTTCATACAGTCTGTTCGTGAACGAGGGAGTAGAGGAAATCAGAAGCCATGTACAGAAAACAGAGGCATTGGCAGACGAAACTTCAGGAGCTCCCAACGACAGCAGacgctgctttctttttttggttctaAAATGCAATCACCACTGAACAATAAGGACCACTAAGAACGTTACGTACAGTAACATTTACAGTCGTTGCAGTTTATCGTTAcagttgtttaaaatctttttttttttcttgaaataagTTTAATATCCGTAATTTGCACTACATTGTATACCGAAGTGCtgaaaatcaataaacttttaattattaacctaaaaagttgaatattttaatcgaccccgataactcgaaaccccgctaactcgaacagattttcgtttcccttcagagttcgagttagcggggttctactgtatgtatgtatgtactcagacgacgaacgaggagacttggggctcagttagtagttacactacagtgacttaacacgacgtatatgtcaatttcataagatggcgtctagaAGAACGCTTCGGTATTAGCCATTTCGGAGTTGCGCTGGAAACTGGTAACTAATATGGCGCGCTTTCCATTCTGGGACTGTTTTGCGGGACGCTTCATAACAAGATGGCGTCCGAGAGCAGTGACTCGAGTGATAATGTTGAAAAGATTTTGCTGGAAGAACGAGATATTCCAGGAGCAGAGCTACCCAGACCGGCTGAGCAATGTACAAAAGCTATGCTCAAACGGTGGCTTTCTTGTAGAGGAGGAAAAGTATCGGGAAACCGAACAGAGCTGATCAAAAGGTTAGTTTTTATCGATCCCATCAGTGAAAAAATCTAGAACTCTTTTTGATACTATCGTGATTTTTATTTCATATGAAAATGTTTTAGTTGTCTTAATGTCTCATTGATATTTTAGGGTGAATGACTACATCAGCAGTGGTATAGATAAAGATTTGGTCGATCCTGATGGAGGAGTAAATACGGAGAAGAAGAAAGCTGAATTAGGATTGCTCTCAAAGAATAAGGACAATGTGCCTCTAGCACTGAAGCAGTTTCCTGATAAAGGATTTGAAGTGGGCCTCTCTAGAATACCCACAATCGGATACTCCCAAATTTGGAAATATCTGATTGAAGACGTTGAACTTAAGAGGCAGCTTTCAGTGGAGAAACCCATTGTAAAAGGGTACAATTTTTACAGATCTGGAAAAGTGCTAGGATTGTATTCTCAACAGATCAATGGCGTGCACTGCATCAAAAGCCAAGTGATGCCCTCATATGCAAAAACTGGTGCTGCATATACAGTAAAAATAATAGTTGAAGCCAGTGGAAATATATTAAAAGCTCACTGCCCATGTCCTGCAGGAGCAGATGGGCGCTGCAATCACTTAGCAGCAACTTTGTTTGCCATTGAGGATAAGCAAGGTAGGCTTGCTGACAGAGACACAACTGAAGAAGATGTTCCTTGTACCTCCAAACCATGTAAGTGGAGTGTTCCACCAAAGCGCCGCTTAGAGCCAACTACAATTCGAGAAATGAACTTTGAAAAGCATATGTggagaaaggaagaaaaaaggaagtctAAAAGTGTAAAGATGGTTGTGGGTGATACTCCTTATGAGAGAAGTGAAAGACGAGATTTTGATATGATCTACAAGGGAATCAAAGAGAtagaggaaaagaaaaagaagaaaattggaATTGCCTATATCCTTCCACACACTATTCCGGTAACAACTGAACAATCTGAGCAAATACATAAAATGCAAATGTCAGAAGAACCACAGCAGTCTAAATGGTCAATTGTATCCCCTGTTAAAGAGCAGCCCATGTCTTTGAAGGACATTACAGAGAAAGGAGTAAGAGCAAAGCGGCGTCTTATGGAATCCAGTAAAGACAGAGAGGCTATTGCAAAAGAAACATTAGGACAGCAAAGCTGCAGGGTGTGGTATGATGTAAGGCAGCCAAGGATTACAGCATCTCAATGTAAACGCTGTATACTAAGACCAACAACAAGCCCAACCAAAGCGGTAGAAGAAGTTCTCTTATACGGTGCTACTGTCCAGACTAAAGCAATGAAGGAGGGAATTGAGTGGGAGCCAAGGATTATAGAAAGATTCATGAAAGAAACTGGCCACCAAGTAAGGAAGTGTGGATTTGTGTTATCTGAAAGCCATCCATTCCTAGGTGCATCCCCAGATGGCATCACAGAGGAAGATAAACTGGTTGAAGTGAAAAAGGTGGTATCTAAAGAAGGAGAAGATCTAGCTGAAACAATGTGCAGACTCTCAATCTATAAAAAAGATGGGGATGGCATTTCAATTAACAAGAATCACAAGTACTTCTACCAAGTGCAGCAGCAGCTTTTTTGTACCAAATTAGAAGCTTGTCATTTTATTGTTTGCAATGGTGATGAAATGCATACTGGTCTTATTGTTTTTGATCCAACATTTTGGGGAGACATATTGTGTCAACTTGAAGTATTTTACTTTCAACATGTTTTTCCTGAGCTGGTGTATCCAAGATTAAAGTATGGAGGACTGAGATGGAACAGCAACGAAATAGAGTTTCCAAGAATGGAATAAACTATGAACAATAGTTTTCATGTATTGAAATGCCTATACATTTATACATAAAAGCACTTTACTGAAAAAAGTGATATAGTATAGCACAGTCTATAATGAAATACCACTAAATTTGTTAATGTTATTTATTAATGATATGAAATGCAAAATTAGTTCAGTACTGTTTCACAGATTCAGTGTGTTCTATTTGTCCTCTCAGTAATATCTATATAACAGTAAAGTGCTGTCACACTGTACTGCTGTAGCCAAACACCACTGATTTTTTTTACATATAATTTTATTATGTTATACGAAATGAATTTAACACTGTGTGAGTGTGCCAAATTCAGAGACACTTTTTACACCAGATGCAATATGAAAGTTATAATAATTAAGTTAATTGGAATTATTGTATTTAATCagttatattttatttattggttgctttaataataaaatatatttgCAGTTACAATGAAATGACGGCAATCATTCCTCCACTGATGAAGGAGAGTATACATAATGTATAAAGTATAGACATGTTATATTGACCAACTCTCACAAAATTGGTAGTTCACTTTTTATGAAATTAAATGTACAtgcaatagaggttttgcacaaGACTGAAGTCAGATTGCAGATAACATGATCCTTTTACTCTTGAGGAGtgaattatttctttttaaaacagATGGGTTCCCCTGTCTTTTAACATGGTTGCAGTCATGTGCTGGTGCGAAACCTCTATCACAGAGGGCTGCTTCACTGTATCATGGGTGGGTGGAAATTAGAAAGACAAACAACCAATACCCATATATCCGATGCAATGTCACTTAATGAAATAGGAATTGGGCGGTCAAAGATATGCCAGTTTTTTAGTCTTTCCATATATCGCTCCACATGAATCCTGAGACTGGCAATTTTCTTGTTATGCTCTGCCTCCTCTTGAGAAAACTGCCTTTTACCTGAGAGGAAGTGTGGTAAAACAAGACGTCCTCCAACAGCTGCCAGTTCATCTCTGATAGTGAATCCCTTGTCAGCCATTACACTATCCCCTCTTTGAATGTGTTGGAGGTAACCTGACCTCTTGACTATGTCTGGATCACTTATTGAGCCACAATATAATTCACTTGTGAAGGACACTACTCCATTTGGTGTAATTCCTATCAGTGCTTTCATTGTGGTTCTTGATTTGTAACTAGAATAGCACAGTGACTTCTTGTCCAAGCTTGAAGGTGATTCCATCTGTAGCTCAGTACAATCAATAATTGACACCAAGCTAGGATAGAGCCTCTTGAAAATTGGAGGCATGTAATGAAAAATTTGCTCTTTAGAAGGCCAATGTATGCATATGGATTCCAGTTCTGCTCTCATAAACCTGATCCATGTTCTGCAAATGCTAGAAACTGTGGACACAGCAACACGAAATCTTTCTGCCAAATCTTTCTCTAATAGTCCAAGTCTGAGTCTCATGGACACTAATGTAAACTCTTCCCACAATGTAAGCTTCTTCTTTGTCCCTGGCTTACGTTTATTTGGATCAAAGTTTGGTCTTGACATAACTGCTGCTTTGTCCTttaacaaattgaaacaaaacagcATCACATCATAACTTGGAAATCCAGTAAAGAATGCAACATCATCGTCACTATCCTTGTGTTCGTCTATGTCAAACTTTGGCTTTGTTTTAAGCTGTCTAAGTTCTTTTTGCAAACATTTCACTTGCTTTCGCAATTCTTCTATTTCCTGAGTCATTTTAACCTGAGTGGCACCTTGGTCTGAACCTTCGAAGTCGTCTTCTTTCCCCTGAAGCTCTGTAGTACTACTATCAACCACATCAACGAGGTCGTCTTGAAGTAAgagtgaaggggtagtttctaaagaaactgtggtgctgcgtcggtggggaagtagtatacaaaaatttggttttatcaacggagttgataatgtaaattggccaccgtacagagattctaaaagctgacgtttcgagcgttagctcttcgtcagagcgaatcgagggattatgggttacgtgtagtttttatagtagagtaggagctacgctattggtggtaacatggcaacgtgaaaaataggaatatattagttaaatgagaagcgttcgttaataccgtgaggattaagggtgccgatttgaaagatgaatttttgttccagattcttgcggctttccgtcgtacctagatgtagggaaaggccgcagatagccatgtgttttttggagtggttaggcagattaaaatggcgagcgactggcttggatgcatccttgtcattcttctcaacatcgcgaaggtgttcgcggaatcggtcacctagtcgtctacctgtctcaccaatgtataatttattgcataacgagcaggttatgcaataaatgacatttgcggaggtacatgtgaaacgatcggtgatcttaacagatcgcttaggtcccgatatcttgctagtgttaacaatgaaaagacaagttttgcatcgtgagcgcgcgcatttgaaagtgccgggttgctcgttagttttgagcgcgcttctaactaaaaagttgcctacgtttttgtcgcgtttgaatgaaataagtggaggttgcgaaaagattctaccagtctcgggatcattttggagtaatttaaaattactaagaatgatgcttttgactgcgtgattatgaggatggaaagtgagggtgaatggaattctgtcattcttatctttttgtgacgtttgtagtgatgactgt encodes:
- the LOC137996614 gene encoding uncharacterized protein, whose protein sequence is MASESSDSSDNVEKILLEERDIPGAELPRPAEQCTKAMLKRWLSCRGGKVSGNRTELIKRVNDYISSGIDKDLVDPDGGVNTEKKKAELGLLSKNKDNVPLALKQFPDKGFEVGLSRIPTIGYSQIWKYLIEDVELKRQLSVEKPIVKGYNFYRSGKVLGLYSQQINGVHCIKSQVMPSYAKTGAAYTVKIIVEASGNILKAHCPCPAGADGRCNHLAATLFAIEDKQGRLADRDTTEEDVPCTSKPCKWSVPPKRRLEPTTIREMNFEKHMWRKEEKRKSKSVKMVVGDTPYERSERRDFDMIYKGIKEIEEKKKKKIGIAYILPHTIPVTTEQSEQIHKMQMSEEPQQSKWSIVSPVKEQPMSLKDITEKGVRAKRRLMESSKDREAIAKETLGQQSCRVWYDVRQPRITASQCKRCILRPTTSPTKAVEEVLLYGATVQTKAMKEGIEWEPRIIERFMKETGHQVRKCGFVLSESHPFLGASPDGITEEDKLVEVKKVVSKEGEDLAETMCRLSIYKKDGDGISINKNHKYFYQVQQQLFCTKLEACHFIVCNGDEMHTGLIVFDPTFWGDILCQLEVFYFQHVFPELVYPRLKYGGLRWNSNEIEFPRME
- the LOC137996615 gene encoding uncharacterized protein, with product MTQEIEELRKQVKCLQKELRQLKTKPKFDIDEHKDSDDDVAFFTGFPSYDVMLFCFNLLKDKAAVMSRPNFDPNKRKPGTKKKLTLWEEFTLVSMRLRLGLLEKDLAERFRVAVSTVSSICRTWIRFMRAELESICIHWPSKEQIFHYMPPIFKRLYPSLVSIIDCTELQMESPSSLDKKSLCYSSYKSRTTMKALIGITPNGVVSFTSELYCGSISDPDIVKRSGYLQHIQRGDSVMADKGFTIRDELAAVGGRLVLPHFLSGKRQFSQEEAEHNKKIASLRIHVERYMERLKNWHIFDRPIPISLSDIASDIWVLVVCLSNFHPPMIQ